A genomic region of Mus musculus strain C57BL/6J chromosome 7, GRCm38.p6 C57BL/6J contains the following coding sequences:
- the Mrgprx1 gene encoding mas-related G-protein coupled receptor member X1, translating into MDPTISSHDTESTPLNETGHPNCTPILTLSFLVLITTLVGLAGNTIVLWLLGFRMRRKAISVYILNLALADSFFLCCHFIDSLLRIIDFYGLYAHKLSKDILGNAAIIPYISGLSILSAISTERCLCVLWPIWYHCHRPRNMSAIICALIWVLSFLMGILDWFSGFLGETHHHLWKNVDFIITAFLIFLFMLLSGSSLALLLRILCGPRRKPLSRLYVTIALTVMVYLICGLPLGLYLFLLYWFGVHLHYPFCHIYQVTAVLSCVNSSANPIIYFLVGSFRQHRKHRSLKRVLKRALEDTPEEDEYTDSHLHKTTEISESRY; encoded by the coding sequence ATGGATCCAACCATCTCATCCCACGACACAGAATCTACACCACTGAATGAAACTGGTCATCCCAACTGCACTCCAATCCTGACCCTGTCCTTCCTGGTCCTCATCACTACCCTGGTTGGACTGGCAGGAAACACCATTGTACTCTGGCTCCTCGGATTCCGCATGCGCAGGAAAGCCATCTCAGTCTATATCCTCAACCTGGCTCTGGCAGActccttcttcctctgctgtCACTTCATTGACTCTCTGCTACGGATCATTGACTTCTATGGCCTCTATGCCCATAAATTAAGCAAAGATATCTTAGGCAATGCAGCAATCATCCCCTATATCTCAGGCCTGAGCATCCTCAGTGCTATTAGCACAGAGCGCTGCCTGTGTGTATTGTGGCCAATCTGGTACCACTGCCATCGCCCAAGAAACATGTCAGCTATCATATGTGCCCTAATCTGGGTTCTGTCCTTTCTCATGGGCATCCTCGATTGGTTCTCAGGATTCCTGGGTGAGACTCATCATCATTTGTGGAAAAATGTTGACTTTATTATAACTgcatttctgatatttttatttatgcttctCTCTGGGTCCAGTCTGGCCCTACTGCTGAGGATTCTCTGTGGTCCCAGGAGGAAACCCCTGTCCAGGCTGTATGTTACCATCGCTCTCACAGTGATGGTCTACCTCATCTGTGGCCTGCCTCTTGGGCTTTACTTGTTCCTGTTATACTGGTTTGGGGTTCATTTACATTATCCCTTTTGTCACATTTACCAAGTTACTGCTGTCTTGTCCTGTGTAAACAGCTCTGCCAACCCCATCATTTATTTCCTTGTAGGCTCCTTTAGGCAGCATAGAAAGCATAGGTCCCTGAAAAGAGTTCTTAAGAGGGCTCTGGAGGACACTCCTGAGGAGGATGAATATACAGACAGCCATCTTCATAAAACCACCGAGATTTCAGAAAGCAGATATTGA